The proteins below come from a single Jaculus jaculus isolate mJacJac1 chromosome X, mJacJac1.mat.Y.cur, whole genome shotgun sequence genomic window:
- the LOC123453225 gene encoding translation machinery-associated protein 7-like — MLGHECGKKKPLKHPKKQTKEMDEEDKAFKQKQKEEQKKLEELKAKASGKGPLATGGIKKSGKK; from the coding sequence ATGTTGGGCCATGAATGTGGCAAGAAGAAGCCCCTGAAACATCCCAAGAAACAGACCAAGGAGATGGATGAGGAGGATAAGGCTTTCAAGCAGAAACAGAAGGAGGAACAGAAGAAACTTGAGGAGCTGAAAGCAAAGGCTTCAGGGAAAGGACCCCTGGCCACAGGTGGAATTAAGAAATCTGGCAAAAAGTAA